Proteins encoded in a region of the Agromyces protaetiae genome:
- a CDS encoding Rieske (2Fe-2S) protein: protein MADATELTRRTMLVVGGTGVAAGALTLAGCGPGGEADAPATTDASTPPSASEPPPSAEGGGSAAAGDEIATLSEVPVGGSVGVDIDGEPALLAQPEAGRVVAFSAICTHQGCVVAAAGDRLECPCHGSVFDAATGEVLQGPAIDPLPSIEVRVEGERVVSGA from the coding sequence ATGGCGGATGCGACGGAACTCACGAGACGGACCATGCTGGTCGTCGGCGGCACGGGTGTGGCGGCGGGTGCGTTGACCCTCGCCGGCTGCGGGCCGGGTGGCGAGGCGGATGCTCCGGCGACGACGGATGCGTCGACCCCGCCGTCTGCGTCGGAGCCGCCGCCGTCCGCGGAGGGCGGCGGCTCCGCCGCGGCCGGCGACGAGATCGCCACGCTCTCGGAGGTGCCGGTCGGCGGCAGCGTGGGCGTCGACATCGACGGCGAGCCGGCGCTGCTCGCGCAGCCCGAGGCGGGCCGGGTCGTCGCGTTCAGCGCGATCTGCACACACCAGGGGTGTGTCGTGGCCGCGGCGGGTGACCGGCTCGAGTGTCCGTGCCACGGCTCCGTGTTCGACGCGGCAACGGGCGAGGTGCTGCAGGGGCCCGCGATCGATCCCCTGCCGTCCATCGAGGTACGGGTCGAGGGCGAGCGCGTCGTCTCGGGGGCGTGA
- a CDS encoding acyl-CoA thioesterase, giving the protein MNSPIDGLLHTLQLTDTGARTTEDIFTGPSQWMPMGRVFGGQVLAQSLVAATHTVEDDRPLHSMHGYFLRPGDTAHPITFSVDRIHDGRSFSTRRTQAFQQGLPILSLIASFQTEDAGLEHESAMPEDLPDPESLPSTADVLGGIDHDVARYWSTERAFDIRHIPSPVYLRVDGERVPRQAVWMRAIGRLPDDPKLHRAALAYASDYSILEPILRAHGVAWATPGLKIASLDHAMWWHRAARADEWLLFTQESPVARGGRGLSLGRIYTRDGALVASVAQEGMVRVPEEFRDRH; this is encoded by the coding sequence ATGAACAGCCCCATCGACGGACTCCTGCACACGCTGCAGCTCACCGACACCGGCGCCCGCACGACCGAGGACATCTTCACCGGCCCGTCGCAGTGGATGCCGATGGGGCGCGTCTTCGGCGGCCAGGTGCTCGCCCAGTCGCTCGTCGCGGCGACGCACACCGTCGAGGACGACCGACCGCTGCACTCGATGCACGGGTACTTCCTCAGGCCGGGCGACACCGCTCATCCGATCACCTTCTCGGTCGACCGCATCCACGACGGCCGGTCGTTCTCGACGCGTCGCACGCAGGCGTTTCAGCAGGGCCTCCCGATCCTCTCGCTGATCGCGTCGTTCCAGACCGAGGACGCGGGGCTCGAACACGAGTCGGCGATGCCCGAAGACCTCCCCGACCCCGAGTCGCTGCCGTCGACCGCCGACGTGCTCGGCGGCATCGACCACGACGTGGCGAGATACTGGTCCACCGAGCGAGCCTTCGACATCCGCCACATCCCGTCACCGGTCTACCTGCGTGTGGACGGTGAGCGCGTTCCCCGGCAGGCGGTCTGGATGCGCGCGATCGGCCGGCTGCCCGATGACCCGAAACTGCACCGCGCCGCGCTCGCGTACGCGAGCGACTATTCGATCCTCGAGCCGATCCTGCGCGCACACGGCGTCGCGTGGGCGACGCCGGGCCTGAAGATCGCGAGCCTCGACCACGCCATGTGGTGGCATCGAGCGGCCCGCGCCGACGAGTGGCTCCTGTTCACGCAGGAGTCGCCGGTCGCGCGCGGTGGGCGCGGCCTCTCGCTCGGACGCATCTACACGCGCGACGGCGCGCTCGTCGCCTCGGTCGCCCAGGAGGGCATGGTCCGCGTGCCCGAGGAGTTCCGCGACCGGCATTGA
- a CDS encoding FAD-binding dehydrogenase: protein MAASVAASTPDAIIVGSGLAGLVAASELVDAGKRVIIVEQEPAASLGGQAHWSFGGLFLVDSPEQRRMGVKDSLELARQDWVGTAAWDRDEDLWGRRWADAYLDFAAGEKRAWLHEKGVRFFPVVGWAERGDGRPSGHGNSVPRFHITWGTGPGVLAPFIARVRAGEAAGLVTIRHRHRVDELIVEDGAVVGVRGAVLGDDPAGRGQPSNRDEVGEFELRAPAVVVASGGIGGNQDLVREYWPSRMGQPPAAMLSGVPAHVDGRMLPISEAAGARLVNRDRMWHYTEGITNFDPVWPLHGIRILPGPSSLWFDATGHRLPVPLYPGFDTLGTLEHLAGTGSSHSWFVLTQKIIEKEFALSGSEQNPDLTGKDLRLLAQRLGSGAPGPVEAFKRRGVDFVVADTLPELLAGMQGLSGETPLDVENVEREIRARDRELDNEFAKDLQLAAIRAARAYRGDRLIRVASPHRILDPAAGPLIAVRLHLLTRKTLGGIQTDLESRALGADGSPIPGLYAAGEAAGFGGGGVHGYRALEGTFLGGCLFTGRAAGRAVARG, encoded by the coding sequence GTGGCCGCTTCCGTCGCTGCATCCACCCCCGATGCCATCATCGTCGGGTCCGGCCTGGCGGGCCTCGTCGCCGCGTCCGAACTCGTCGACGCGGGCAAGCGCGTCATCATCGTCGAGCAGGAGCCGGCCGCGAGCCTCGGCGGCCAGGCACACTGGTCGTTCGGCGGCCTGTTCCTCGTCGACTCCCCCGAGCAACGTCGCATGGGCGTGAAGGACTCGCTCGAGCTCGCCCGCCAGGACTGGGTCGGCACGGCCGCGTGGGACCGCGACGAGGACCTCTGGGGGCGCCGGTGGGCCGACGCCTACCTCGACTTCGCGGCGGGCGAGAAGCGGGCCTGGCTGCACGAGAAGGGCGTGCGCTTCTTCCCCGTGGTCGGGTGGGCCGAACGCGGCGACGGGCGGCCGTCGGGGCACGGCAACTCGGTCCCGCGCTTCCACATCACGTGGGGCACCGGCCCGGGCGTGCTGGCGCCCTTCATCGCGCGGGTCCGCGCCGGCGAGGCGGCGGGGCTCGTGACGATCCGGCACCGGCACCGGGTCGACGAGCTCATCGTCGAAGACGGCGCGGTCGTCGGCGTCCGCGGCGCGGTCCTCGGCGACGATCCGGCCGGCCGCGGGCAGCCGAGCAACCGCGACGAGGTCGGCGAGTTCGAGCTGCGAGCCCCCGCGGTCGTCGTCGCATCGGGCGGGATCGGCGGCAACCAGGACCTGGTGCGCGAGTATTGGCCCTCGCGAATGGGTCAGCCGCCAGCCGCGATGCTGTCGGGTGTGCCGGCGCACGTCGACGGCCGCATGCTGCCCATCTCGGAGGCCGCGGGGGCCCGGCTGGTGAACCGCGACCGCATGTGGCACTACACCGAGGGCATCACGAACTTCGACCCGGTGTGGCCGCTGCACGGCATCCGCATCCTGCCGGGCCCGTCCTCGCTCTGGTTCGATGCGACCGGGCACCGGCTGCCGGTGCCCCTCTACCCGGGCTTCGACACGCTCGGCACGCTCGAGCACCTCGCCGGAACGGGCTCCTCGCACTCCTGGTTCGTGCTGACCCAGAAGATCATCGAGAAGGAGTTCGCGCTCTCGGGCAGCGAGCAGAACCCCGACCTCACGGGCAAAGACCTGCGCCTGCTGGCGCAGCGGCTCGGCTCGGGCGCGCCCGGCCCGGTCGAGGCGTTCAAGCGCCGGGGCGTCGACTTCGTCGTCGCGGACACCCTGCCCGAGCTGCTCGCGGGCATGCAGGGCCTCTCCGGAGAGACGCCGCTCGACGTGGAGAACGTCGAGCGGGAGATCCGCGCCCGCGACCGCGAGCTCGACAACGAGTTCGCGAAAGACCTGCAGCTGGCCGCGATCCGGGCGGCACGTGCCTACCGCGGCGACCGGCTCATCCGGGTCGCGTCGCCGCACCGCATCCTCGACCCGGCGGCCGGCCCGCTCATCGCGGTGCGGCTGCACCTGCTGACCCGCAAGACGCTCGGCGGCATCCAGACCGACCTCGAGTCCCGCGCGCTCGGCGCGGACGGATCGCCGATTCCCGGACTGTACGCGGCCGGCGAGGCCGCGGGCTTCGGCGGCGGCGGCGTGCACGGGTACCGCGCGCTGGAGGGCACGTTCCTCGGCGGATGCCTCTTCACCGGCCGCGCGGCCGGGCGGGCGGTCGCCCGCGGGTGA
- a CDS encoding globin produces MPLRGSEHGPALGQSFYESVGGSATFEKLVTEFYRGVADDPVLKPMYPEEDLGPAARRLQLFLEQYWGGPGTYSAERGHPRLRMRHLPFKVNPDARDRWLAHMRAAVDTLELPPLAEETLWDYLQRAAFAMVNTFED; encoded by the coding sequence CTGCCGCTCCGCGGCAGCGAGCACGGGCCGGCGCTCGGCCAATCGTTCTACGAGTCGGTCGGCGGGAGCGCGACCTTCGAGAAGCTCGTGACCGAGTTCTACCGCGGCGTCGCCGACGACCCCGTGCTGAAGCCCATGTACCCCGAGGAGGACCTGGGGCCGGCCGCACGCCGGCTGCAGCTGTTCCTCGAGCAGTACTGGGGCGGGCCGGGCACGTACAGCGCCGAGCGCGGCCACCCGCGACTGCGCATGCGGCACCTGCCGTTCAAGGTCAATCCCGACGCGCGCGACCGCTGGCTCGCGCACATGCGCGCTGCGGTCGATACGCTTGAGCTCCCCCCGCTCGCCGAGGAGACCCTCTGGGACTACCTGCAGCGCGCGGCGTTCGCGATGGTGAACACCTTCGAGGACTGA